One Trachemys scripta elegans isolate TJP31775 chromosome 4, CAS_Tse_1.0, whole genome shotgun sequence genomic region harbors:
- the ZFYVE19 gene encoding abscission/NoCut checkpoint regulator gives MDRRCYGCASKFTLFRKECGCKNCGRAFCSGCLGFSAIVPHYGNTQQKVCKQCHGELTRGVSHTSTARWSPPENYKKRVAALEAKQNQLTGPQKGPVKPQGRAGSKYQGLSKEDRAIAERLERLKEETKPKSIPSQAEIESRLAALKDDPSKPIPSTQEMEDRLAALQGRALPSKTPRPVHQPPDTRTQVQQSDDLLTQLAEEVAIDESYSPGAQPQAVNTQTLNDLNRRSGGGISTADLDPKQLEEEKNKLLAEAAAELREENTREKKILEVAKKLAALRGQDPEKVTLEDYKLPDSDEELTEEEAIQRVLKQLTEEAALDEASGFNIPADQATHPATSQQNTAKKAKLKSQAPTATASAKKPIPIAKAEDSDEEELPWCCICNENATLRCHDCDDDLYCQRCFREGHDEFDRKEHRTSSYRPPRKQK, from the exons ATGGATAGAAGGTGTTATGGCTGTGCATCCAAATTTACTCTCTTCAGAAAAGAG TGTGGGTGCAAGAACTGTGGGCGGGCATTCTGCTCAGGCTGCCTTGGGTTCAGCGCCATTGTTCCCCATTACGGGAATACTCAGCAGAAGGTGTGCAAGCAGTGTCATGGGGAGCTAACCAG AGGAGTGTCTCATACTAGTACAGCTAGATGGTCTCCACCAGAGAACTACAAAAA GCGTGTAGCAGCTCTTGAGGCCAAGCAGAACCAGCTGACGGGTCCGCAGAAAGGCCCAGTGAAACCCCAAGGCCGGGCAGGCTCCAAATATCAGGGGCTGTCAAAGGAGGATCGAGCTATTGCAGAGAGGCTGGAGAGGCTCAAGGAGGAAACGAAGCCCA AGTCCATCCCGTCTCAAGCTGAGATAGAATCTAGACTTGCAGCACTGAAGGATGACCCCAGCAAACCCATTCCATCCACACAGGAAATGGAAGACCGTCTGGCTGCCCTGCAGGGAAGAGCCCTTCCATCCAAAACTCCCAGACCG GTGCACCAGCCCCCTGATACCAGAACCCAAGTCCAGCAGTCTGATGACCTGTTGACCCAGCTGGCTGAGGAAGTTGCCATTGATGAGAGTTATAGTCCAGGAGCCCAGCCTCAAG CTGTTAATACCCAGACCCTGAATGATCTCAATCGGAGAAGTGGGGGCGGCATCAGCACTGCTGATCTGGACCCAAAACAGCTGGAAGAGGAGAAGAATAAACTTCTGGCAGAGGCTGCTGCTGAGCTGAGGGAGGAGAACACTAGGGAGAAGAAAATCCTAGAAGTTGCAAAGAAACTGGCAGCACTCAGAGGCCAGGACCCTGAGAAAG TTACTCTGGAAGACTATAAGCTCCCTGACAGTGATGAGGAGCTGACGGAGGAAGAAGCCATTCAGCGAGTCCTAAAACAG CTCACTGAGGAAGCAGCTCTGGATGAAGCAAGTGGCTTCAACATCCCTGCCGATCAGGCCACCCACCCAGCAACCTCACAGCAGAACACAGCCAAGAAAGCAAAGCTAAAG AGCCAAGCTCCAACTGCCACAGCTAGTGCTAAGAAACCCATCCCAATTGCTAAGGCAGAAGACAGTGATGAGGAGGAGTTACCATGGTGCTGTATCTGCAACGAAAATGCCACATTGCGCTGCCATGACTGCGATGATGATCTCTATTGCCAGCGATGCTTCCG GGAAGGCCATGATGAGTTTGACCGGAAGGAGCACCGCACATCTAGCTATCGTCCTCCTCGTAAGCAGAAATGA